One segment of Amycolatopsis alba DSM 44262 DNA contains the following:
- a CDS encoding GntR family transcriptional regulator, with product MSASAQLPPSDRVINGPTPKHAQLREILRRTVERELPPGSPIPSERDLAETYQVSRLTVRSAIGKLVEEGLLSRVRGKGTFTAARRMELQLYLMSFTEDMRRRGMTPTTEVVKTATEVPPAPSAHALGLAAGTPAHRLVRLRRADGVPLAVERGWYHAGRMPGLLDLDLTRSLYVQLAQSYDLRPDHAWQTVWAESADRETARLLGMRAGSPLLVFRRVSSVNGEPIEDMTSWYRGDHYQVTMQLDRNTPDSGQHPHYGGTR from the coding sequence ATGAGCGCTTCGGCGCAGCTGCCGCCGTCCGACCGTGTGATCAACGGACCGACGCCCAAACACGCACAGCTGCGGGAGATTCTGCGCCGCACAGTGGAGCGTGAGCTACCCCCCGGCTCGCCTATCCCCTCGGAACGTGACCTGGCCGAGACCTACCAGGTGTCCCGGCTCACGGTCCGCTCGGCGATCGGCAAGCTGGTCGAAGAAGGACTCTTGTCGCGTGTGCGCGGCAAGGGGACGTTCACCGCCGCGAGGCGGATGGAACTGCAGCTCTACCTGATGTCCTTCACCGAGGACATGCGCCGCCGCGGGATGACCCCGACCACGGAGGTCGTCAAGACCGCCACCGAGGTCCCGCCCGCCCCCTCGGCGCACGCCCTCGGCCTGGCCGCCGGGACCCCGGCGCACCGGCTGGTGCGGCTCCGCCGTGCCGACGGGGTGCCGCTGGCGGTCGAACGAGGCTGGTATCACGCGGGCCGGATGCCCGGTCTGCTCGATCTCGATCTCACCCGATCGTTGTACGTCCAACTCGCCCAGTCGTATGACCTGCGCCCGGATCACGCGTGGCAGACGGTCTGGGCCGAATCCGCGGACCGCGAAACGGCACGTCTGCTCGGCATGCGCGCCGGCAGTCCGCTTCTTGTCTTCCGCCGGGTCTCCAGCGTCAACGGGGAACCGATCGAAGACATGACTTCCTGGTACCGGGGCGATCACTACCAGGTCACCATGCAGCTGGACCGGAACACCCCGGATTCCGGTCAACATCCTCACTACGGAGGTACCCGATGA
- a CDS encoding PTS transporter subunit EIIC: protein MSSTTAEGAKSKGKGLAGLQRFGRSLMLPIAALPAAALLNRFGQPDLLGEKGLGWTKVAEVLGAAGNSLFNWLPLLFAVGIAVGFARKSDGATGLAAVVGFFVFTSVLQVLAPFSELPGWNPEKPAGLMLNPLKWPYSVLAGVIVGLVTALLWQKFYRIKLPPYLAFFGGRRFVPIITALTLMILAVPLGLVFHWVNEGIQAAGEAVTGAPVVGGGIYGVLNRLLIPVGLHQLLNVPVWFIFDGGDLTKFFEGDPTRGTFMTGFFPIFMFAIPAAALAIWQSAKPSQKKIVGGVMIAGALTSFLTGITEPIEFSFMFVAWPLYLIHAVLTGTSMALVNALDIHLGFGFSAGAIDFALNGGLPAASSNVWLLIPIGLAYGVLYYVIFRFVIKKWNLRTPGREDDAIEADLEATAAKPATK from the coding sequence ATGAGCTCCACCACCGCCGAGGGGGCGAAGAGCAAGGGCAAGGGACTGGCCGGGCTTCAGCGCTTCGGCCGCAGCCTCATGCTCCCGATCGCCGCCCTGCCCGCCGCCGCGCTCCTCAACAGGTTCGGTCAACCCGACCTGCTCGGTGAGAAAGGGCTCGGCTGGACCAAAGTGGCCGAGGTTCTCGGCGCGGCAGGCAACTCGCTGTTCAACTGGCTGCCGCTCCTGTTCGCGGTGGGTATCGCCGTCGGCTTCGCCCGGAAGAGCGATGGCGCGACCGGACTGGCCGCCGTGGTCGGCTTCTTCGTGTTCACCAGCGTTCTCCAGGTCCTCGCACCGTTCTCCGAACTGCCGGGCTGGAACCCCGAGAAGCCCGCGGGCCTGATGCTCAACCCACTGAAGTGGCCCTACAGTGTGCTGGCCGGCGTGATCGTCGGTCTGGTCACCGCGCTGCTCTGGCAAAAGTTCTATCGCATCAAGCTGCCGCCGTACCTGGCCTTCTTCGGCGGCCGCCGGTTCGTGCCGATCATCACCGCCCTGACGCTGATGATCCTCGCGGTGCCGCTGGGCCTGGTCTTCCACTGGGTCAACGAGGGCATCCAGGCCGCGGGCGAGGCGGTCACCGGCGCCCCGGTGGTCGGTGGCGGTATCTACGGTGTGCTCAACCGCCTGCTGATCCCGGTCGGTCTGCACCAGCTGCTGAACGTGCCGGTGTGGTTCATCTTCGACGGTGGTGACCTCACGAAGTTCTTCGAGGGCGACCCGACCCGCGGCACCTTCATGACCGGCTTCTTCCCGATCTTCATGTTCGCCATCCCCGCCGCGGCGCTGGCGATCTGGCAGAGCGCCAAGCCCAGCCAGAAGAAGATCGTCGGCGGTGTGATGATCGCCGGCGCGCTGACCTCGTTCCTGACCGGTATCACCGAGCCGATCGAGTTCTCGTTCATGTTCGTCGCGTGGCCGCTGTACCTGATCCACGCGGTCCTGACCGGTACCTCGATGGCGCTGGTGAACGCGCTCGACATCCACCTCGGCTTCGGCTTCTCCGCCGGTGCGATCGACTTCGCGCTCAACGGCGGTCTGCCGGCGGCGAGCAGCAACGTCTGGCTGCTCATCCCGATCGGCCTGGCCTACGGGGTCCTCTACTACGTGATCTTCCGCTTCGTGATCAAGAAGTGGAACCTGCGGACCCCCGGCCGCGAGGACGACGCGATCGAGGCCGATCTCGAAGCCACCGCGGCCAAGCCCGCCACGAAGTAA
- a CDS encoding HPr family phosphocarrier protein encodes MPEKRVTVASKVGLHARPAATVAKAAAAQPVAVNIAKAGGDPVAAGSVLNLMTLAAGFGDEVIISAEGEGAEAAVDAIAELVATDLDA; translated from the coding sequence ATGCCGGAGAAACGCGTCACCGTGGCCAGCAAGGTGGGCCTGCACGCCAGGCCCGCGGCGACGGTCGCCAAGGCGGCCGCGGCGCAGCCCGTCGCGGTGAACATCGCCAAAGCGGGCGGTGACCCGGTCGCGGCCGGCAGCGTGCTGAACCTGATGACGCTCGCCGCCGGTTTCGGCGACGAGGTCATCATCAGTGCCGAGGGTGAAGGTGCCGAGGCGGCTGTCGACGCCATCGCCGAGCTGGTGGCGACCGACCTCGACGCCTGA
- a CDS encoding serine hydrolase domain-containing protein: protein MQSVREIEQWPVDNAATAVVTAAGDVLGTYGDPTKVYRLASVTKPLTAYAALIAIEEGVVELDTPAGPEGSTIRHLLAHTSGLAFTEHKPMAAPGNRRLYSNAGFEQLADALTEHSGIPFADYQAEALFQPLGMKSTKLTGSPASGAESTVDDLVAFAAELQAPKLIAAETVREATSVVFPGLSGVLPGFGHQKPNDWGLGFEIRDHKSPHWTGSSSSPRTFGHFGQSGTFLWVDPDAGAACVALTDRAFGPWAAEVWPPYTDAVLAELRGVTP, encoded by the coding sequence ATGCAAAGCGTGCGCGAGATCGAACAGTGGCCGGTGGACAACGCCGCCACGGCCGTGGTGACCGCCGCCGGTGACGTGCTGGGCACGTACGGCGACCCGACGAAGGTGTACCGGCTGGCGTCGGTGACCAAACCGCTCACGGCCTACGCCGCGCTGATCGCCATCGAAGAGGGCGTCGTCGAACTCGACACCCCCGCCGGGCCGGAGGGCTCCACGATCCGGCATCTGCTCGCGCACACCTCGGGCCTGGCCTTCACCGAGCACAAGCCGATGGCCGCGCCGGGCAACCGCCGCCTGTACTCCAACGCCGGGTTCGAACAGCTCGCCGACGCGCTCACCGAACATTCCGGAATCCCCTTCGCCGACTACCAGGCGGAGGCGCTCTTCCAGCCGCTGGGCATGAAGTCGACCAAGCTGACCGGTTCCCCCGCCTCGGGCGCGGAGTCCACTGTGGACGATCTGGTCGCGTTCGCCGCCGAGCTGCAGGCACCGAAGCTCATCGCCGCCGAGACGGTGCGCGAGGCGACCTCCGTGGTGTTCCCCGGACTGTCCGGTGTCCTGCCCGGCTTCGGCCACCAGAAGCCGAACGACTGGGGCCTCGGTTTCGAGATCCGCGACCACAAGAGTCCACATTGGACCGGCTCGTCGAGCTCGCCGCGGACCTTCGGCCACTTCGGGCAGTCCGGCACGTTCCTCTGGGTCGATCCCGACGCCGGTGCCGCCTGCGTCGCGCTCACCGACCGGGCTTTCGGCCCGTGGGCGGCCGAGGTGTGGCCGCCCTACACCGACGCGGTGCTCGCCGAACTGCGCGGCGTCACTCCATGA
- a CDS encoding D-2-hydroxyacid dehydrogenase family protein, which translates to MKIAVLDDYQNVALDYADWDSLGAEVEVFTKPFEDPADVVARLRDFDVVVAMRERTRFPAEVLDRLPSLKLLVSTGHRNAAIDVAAARRNGVVVSSTGYIAAPAAEHTWALILAAARNVPVESKNMREGGWQTTVGTILSGKTLGLLGLGRLGAGAARIGQAFGMETIAWSQNLTREKAEPHGVAAVSKDELFARADVLSVHLVLSDRSRGLVGAPELAAMKPTAMLVNTSRGPIVDEAALVDSLRRKEIAVAALDVYDVEPLPAEHPLRTLDNVVLTPHIGYVTRETYEIFYRDAVEDIAAFQAGSPIRVME; encoded by the coding sequence ATGAAGATCGCAGTTCTTGACGACTACCAGAACGTCGCACTCGACTACGCCGACTGGGACTCTCTCGGTGCCGAGGTCGAGGTGTTCACGAAGCCGTTCGAGGACCCCGCCGACGTGGTGGCCCGCCTGCGGGACTTCGACGTCGTGGTCGCGATGCGCGAGCGCACCCGCTTCCCCGCCGAGGTCCTCGACAGGCTGCCTTCGCTCAAGCTGCTGGTGAGCACCGGGCACCGCAACGCCGCGATCGACGTGGCCGCCGCCCGGCGCAACGGCGTGGTCGTCTCCTCCACCGGGTACATCGCGGCCCCGGCGGCCGAGCACACCTGGGCGCTGATCCTCGCCGCCGCGCGGAACGTGCCGGTGGAGTCGAAGAACATGCGCGAGGGCGGCTGGCAGACGACGGTCGGCACGATCCTGTCCGGCAAGACCCTCGGACTGCTGGGACTCGGCAGGCTCGGCGCGGGCGCGGCCAGGATCGGCCAGGCGTTCGGTATGGAGACCATCGCCTGGAGCCAGAACCTGACCAGGGAGAAGGCCGAACCCCACGGCGTGGCGGCGGTGTCGAAGGACGAACTGTTCGCCCGCGCGGACGTCCTTTCGGTCCACCTGGTGCTCAGCGACCGCAGCCGGGGGCTGGTCGGCGCGCCCGAACTCGCCGCGATGAAGCCCACGGCGATGCTGGTCAACACCTCGCGCGGCCCCATCGTCGACGAAGCCGCCCTGGTGGATTCCTTACGCCGCAAGGAGATCGCGGTCGCCGCGCTGGATGTCTACGACGTCGAGCCGCTACCGGCGGAGCATCCGCTGCGGACGCTGGACAACGTCGTGCTCACCCCGCACATCGGCTACGTCACCAGGGAGACCTACGAGATCTTCTACCGCGACGCGGTCGAGGACATCGCGGCCTTCCAGGCAGGTTCCCCGATCCGGGTCATGGAGTGA
- a CDS encoding maleylpyruvate isomerase family mycothiol-dependent enzyme, which yields MDVDEGKILAWTEAERLSVADLLDDLDEQDWPAATLCPKWTVHQLAAHLALSPRTGLKDTIIGAIKARGDWDRMTADQAIEHATRFSPAELVAQIREDAGSAHRSPGAKPIDPLADVLIHGQDIVRPLGRTRPMPEQPAIAAIDHILASPFWGARKRCKGVTMIATDAGWTGGTGPDEVRGPLADLLLAATGRGAGLAALTGPGAKRIGAHCNPPVEV from the coding sequence ATGGACGTGGACGAGGGCAAGATCCTGGCCTGGACCGAGGCCGAGCGGCTGAGCGTCGCGGACCTGCTCGACGACCTCGACGAGCAGGACTGGCCGGCGGCCACACTGTGTCCGAAATGGACGGTCCACCAACTGGCCGCCCACCTGGCGCTGTCGCCCAGGACCGGCCTCAAGGACACCATCATCGGCGCCATCAAGGCCAGGGGCGACTGGGACCGGATGACCGCCGACCAGGCGATCGAGCACGCCACCCGGTTCTCCCCCGCCGAACTCGTCGCCCAGATCCGCGAGGACGCGGGGTCGGCCCACCGTTCCCCCGGCGCCAAGCCGATCGACCCGCTCGCCGACGTCCTCATCCACGGCCAGGACATCGTCCGCCCGCTGGGCCGCACCCGGCCGATGCCGGAACAGCCGGCGATCGCGGCGATCGACCACATCCTCGCGAGCCCGTTCTGGGGCGCGCGCAAACGCTGCAAGGGCGTGACGATGATCGCCACGGACGCCGGCTGGACCGGCGGCACGGGCCCCGACGAGGTGCGCGGCCCGCTCGCCGACCTGCTCCTCGCGGCGACCGGCCGGGGCGCGGGCCTGGCCGCGCTCACCGGGCCGGGCGCGAAGCGGATCGGCGCCCACTGCAACCCGCCGGTCGAGGTCTAG
- a CDS encoding endonuclease/exonuclease/phosphatase family protein: MKRIAAVLTSGALLAGTLPAAAPAEATVGQNVRFATYNASLNRGAAGQLVTDLSQPGNAQANEVAEVIQRNRPDVLLINEFDYVPGNRAADLFRENYLKRGQNGAAPIDYPYAFTAPSNTGVATGFDLDRNGQVGGGNDAHGFGLFEGQYGMLVLSKYPIDTQRARTFQKFLWKDMPGALLPDDPATPAPNDWYSPQALDVLRLSSKSHWDLPIRVGRSTVHFLAAHPTPPTFDGPEDRNGTRNNDEIRFWADYVTPGKNRYIRDDRGRRGGLGAHEKFVIAGDHNSDPLDGDSVPGAISRLLNAPRVIETRPGSEGGVRAAQDQAGANIGQKGDPYFDTGDFNDNAPGNLRIDYVLPSKGLFPWRAEVFWPLPDSPLARLNDASDHHLVRVDVFVPR, from the coding sequence GTGAAACGCATCGCCGCCGTGCTCACCTCGGGCGCTTTGCTGGCCGGGACGCTGCCGGCCGCCGCCCCGGCGGAAGCCACCGTCGGGCAGAACGTCCGCTTCGCGACGTACAACGCTTCGCTCAACCGCGGAGCCGCCGGTCAGCTGGTGACCGACCTGTCGCAGCCGGGCAACGCGCAGGCGAACGAGGTCGCCGAGGTGATCCAGCGCAACCGGCCCGACGTGCTGCTGATCAACGAGTTCGACTACGTGCCGGGCAACCGCGCCGCGGACCTGTTCCGCGAGAACTACCTGAAACGCGGCCAGAACGGCGCCGCGCCGATCGACTACCCGTACGCCTTCACCGCGCCGTCGAACACCGGCGTCGCGACCGGCTTCGACCTCGACCGCAACGGCCAGGTCGGCGGCGGCAACGACGCGCACGGCTTCGGCCTCTTCGAGGGCCAGTACGGCATGCTCGTGCTGTCCAAGTACCCGATCGACACCCAGCGCGCGCGGACCTTCCAGAAGTTCCTCTGGAAGGACATGCCGGGCGCGCTGCTCCCGGACGACCCGGCCACCCCGGCGCCGAACGACTGGTACTCGCCGCAGGCGCTCGACGTGCTGCGCCTGTCGTCGAAGTCCCACTGGGACCTCCCGATCCGCGTCGGCCGCTCGACCGTGCACTTCCTGGCCGCGCACCCGACGCCGCCCACCTTCGACGGCCCCGAAGACCGCAACGGCACCCGCAACAACGACGAGATCCGCTTCTGGGCGGATTACGTGACCCCCGGCAAAAACCGCTACATCCGCGACGACCGCGGCCGCCGCGGCGGGCTGGGCGCGCACGAGAAGTTCGTCATCGCCGGAGACCACAACTCCGACCCGCTCGACGGCGACAGCGTCCCAGGCGCGATCTCACGCCTGCTGAACGCGCCTCGCGTCATCGAGACGCGTCCGGGCAGCGAAGGCGGCGTACGGGCGGCTCAGGACCAGGCAGGCGCCAATATCGGCCAGAAGGGCGACCCGTACTTCGACACCGGCGACTTCAACGACAACGCGCCGGGGAACCTGCGGATCGACTACGTCCTGCCGTCCAAGGGCCTGTTCCCCTGGCGCGCCGAGGTCTTCTGGCCGCTGCCCGATTCACCGCTGGCCCGGCTCAACGACGCTTCGGACCACCACCTGGTGCGGGTCGACGTGTTCGTCCCGCGCTAG
- a CDS encoding TetR/AcrR family transcriptional regulator encodes MAKSEETRSLIVATALRLFAENGYDRTTMRAIAGEAGVSVGNAYYYFASKDQLIQGFYDEIAKGHLTMARQAIEGEQDFSARLKTVLLTWLDVAEPYHRFGTQLFVNAADPESPLSPFSEESAPARESSVGLMRDVIEGSDAKLDPDLRDELPDLLWLYQMGVVLFWVHDRSRGQKRSRVLVERTVPLIARLVGLSRLRVLRPVSREIVSLIRDLSKRDDTPERV; translated from the coding sequence GTGGCGAAGAGTGAGGAAACCAGGTCGCTGATCGTGGCGACCGCGTTGCGGCTGTTCGCGGAGAACGGCTACGACCGCACGACCATGCGGGCCATCGCGGGCGAGGCGGGCGTGTCGGTCGGGAACGCCTACTACTACTTCGCCTCGAAAGACCAGCTGATCCAGGGTTTCTACGACGAGATCGCCAAAGGGCACCTGACGATGGCGCGCCAGGCGATCGAAGGTGAGCAGGATTTCAGCGCGCGGCTCAAGACCGTCCTGCTCACCTGGCTCGACGTCGCCGAGCCGTACCACCGCTTCGGCACCCAGCTCTTCGTCAACGCCGCAGACCCGGAATCGCCGCTGAGCCCGTTCAGCGAGGAGTCGGCGCCCGCGCGGGAGTCCTCCGTCGGCCTGATGCGCGACGTCATCGAGGGCTCCGACGCCAAACTCGACCCGGACCTGCGCGACGAACTGCCCGATCTGCTGTGGCTGTACCAGATGGGGGTCGTGCTGTTCTGGGTCCACGATCGCTCTCGCGGCCAGAAACGCAGCCGCGTGCTGGTGGAGCGGACGGTACCGCTGATCGCGCGGCTGGTGGGGCTTTCGCGGCTGCGGGTGCTGCGGCCGGTCAGCCGGGAGATCGTCTCGCTGATCCGGGACCTCTCGAAGCGGGACGACACCCCAGAGCGCGTTTAG
- a CDS encoding GrpB family protein yields MPKPDRDDYTEDDINSAWVGQAPVLNSTVTLAEYDPEWPRLFDREAKRIRGILGERALVLEHVGSTSVPGLCAKPIIDIMLIVADSNDEDTYVPQLEAEGYKLVIREPEWEKHRSFKGPDTNINLHVYSPDNGQTERYRLFRERLIAHEDERKLYEAKKRELASRTWEYIQNYADAKTEVIDEIIERARAAQYDGFARLYAAHAETSSTNAHYDRPAIVELAGDVAGKRVLDVGCAAGHLSALLAARGADVLGVDASAGMVAVAHDKFGDVAKFETADVSRPLTFLEDASIDVITASLVLHYLKEWAPALAEFRRVLKPGGLLVFSVHHPGEDWRWFEKDNYFQLELLDDEFPLGEYKQKVQFYRRPLSWTFGAVRDAGFAVDRLVEPMPEETIAEADPRWYMTLRTKPRFLYFKTVRD; encoded by the coding sequence ATGCCTAAACCCGATCGAGACGACTACACCGAAGACGACATCAACAGCGCTTGGGTCGGTCAGGCTCCGGTGCTGAATTCCACCGTCACCCTGGCCGAATACGATCCGGAGTGGCCGCGGCTGTTCGACAGGGAAGCCAAGCGCATCAGGGGAATCCTGGGGGAACGCGCGCTGGTCCTGGAGCACGTCGGCTCCACATCGGTGCCGGGGCTCTGCGCGAAACCGATCATCGACATCATGCTGATCGTCGCCGATTCGAACGACGAAGACACCTACGTGCCGCAGTTGGAGGCCGAGGGCTACAAACTCGTCATCCGCGAGCCGGAGTGGGAGAAGCACCGAAGCTTCAAAGGCCCGGACACCAACATCAATCTGCACGTCTACTCGCCGGACAACGGCCAGACCGAGCGCTATCGCCTCTTCCGCGAGCGCCTGATCGCGCACGAGGACGAGCGGAAGCTGTACGAGGCCAAGAAGCGCGAACTGGCGTCGCGCACCTGGGAGTACATCCAGAACTACGCCGACGCCAAAACCGAGGTGATCGACGAGATCATCGAACGGGCGCGCGCCGCCCAGTACGACGGTTTCGCCCGGCTCTACGCGGCGCACGCCGAGACCAGCAGCACGAACGCCCATTACGACCGCCCCGCCATCGTCGAACTGGCCGGGGACGTGGCGGGCAAGCGGGTGCTGGACGTCGGCTGCGCGGCCGGTCATCTGAGCGCGCTGCTCGCGGCGAGGGGCGCGGACGTCCTGGGCGTCGACGCCAGCGCGGGCATGGTCGCCGTCGCTCACGACAAGTTCGGGGACGTCGCGAAGTTCGAGACGGCCGATGTTTCGCGGCCGCTGACGTTCCTCGAGGACGCTTCGATCGACGTCATCACGGCGTCACTGGTGCTGCATTACCTGAAGGAGTGGGCGCCGGCGCTGGCGGAGTTCCGGCGGGTGCTGAAACCGGGCGGGCTGCTGGTGTTCTCGGTGCACCATCCCGGCGAGGACTGGCGCTGGTTCGAGAAGGACAACTACTTCCAGCTGGAACTGCTCGACGACGAGTTCCCGCTGGGGGAGTACAAGCAGAAGGTGCAGTTCTACCGGCGGCCGCTGAGCTGGACGTTCGGCGCGGTGCGGGACGCCGGGTTCGCCGTCGACAGGCTGGTGGAGCCGATGCCGGAGGAGACGATCGCCGAGGCCGACCCGCGCTGGTACATGACGCTGCGGACGAAGCCGCGGTTCCTGTACTTCAAAACCGTCCGGGACTAG
- a CDS encoding shikimate dehydrogenase: MLGKPVEHSLSPVLHGAAFRALGLDGWTYERVEMDGPGLPAFVDGLGPEWTGFSVTMPGKRAALEYADEVTPRAAAVGAANTLVRRETGWLADCTDVDGVTEALRIAGEYSPGADDAAVVLGAGGTAAAAVVGLAALGVRTVRLVVRDPARATETVEAAQRAGLDVEVLSWAEVDFGKIAADSAVLVNTVPPDAVRPHLTELAGIGCVLDVIYHPWPTALAEAVADRGGRLATGLDMLLHQAFGQSEYFTGQPAPRAEMRDALREATGRILSLPIR; this comes from the coding sequence ATCCTCGGGAAACCGGTCGAACACTCCCTCTCGCCTGTGCTGCACGGCGCCGCCTTCCGCGCGCTGGGCCTGGACGGCTGGACTTATGAACGCGTCGAGATGGACGGTCCGGGACTGCCCGCCTTCGTCGACGGTCTCGGTCCGGAGTGGACCGGGTTCTCGGTGACCATGCCGGGGAAACGGGCGGCGCTGGAGTACGCCGACGAGGTCACGCCGCGCGCGGCCGCCGTCGGCGCGGCGAACACGCTGGTGCGCCGGGAAACCGGCTGGCTGGCCGACTGCACCGACGTCGACGGCGTCACCGAGGCGTTGCGGATCGCGGGGGAGTACTCGCCCGGTGCGGACGACGCGGCCGTCGTGCTCGGTGCGGGCGGGACCGCCGCGGCGGCGGTCGTCGGGCTGGCCGCGCTCGGTGTGCGGACGGTCCGTCTCGTCGTGCGGGACCCCGCACGGGCCACGGAAACGGTCGAGGCGGCTCAGCGGGCCGGGCTCGACGTCGAGGTCCTGAGCTGGGCGGAGGTCGACTTCGGGAAGATCGCCGCGGATTCGGCGGTCCTGGTGAACACCGTGCCCCCGGACGCCGTCCGGCCACATCTGACGGAGCTCGCCGGGATCGGCTGCGTCCTCGACGTCATCTACCACCCCTGGCCGACCGCGCTCGCCGAAGCCGTCGCCGACCGGGGCGGGCGGCTGGCCACCGGATTGGACATGTTGCTGCATCAGGCTTTCGGGCAGTCCGAGTACTTCACCGGGCAGCCGGCGCCACGGGCCGAGATGCGGGACGCGCTGCGCGAGGCGACCGGCAGGATCCTTTCTTTGCCGATTCGCTGA
- the mltG gene encoding endolytic transglycosylase MltG — protein MPAYAQEEPPRPGRRRRREDDGPLPDERPTDIIPAVREAPIARRPGAAPAPPPQGSEEEYDEIFGEDAYDDYDEYDDYEDYEDEQGFEDEDRAEPERIEDERPERQGPPPKKRKKKRALGWIAALTVLVLLAGGAYYGFTEIFGYDDYEGSGESDVLVEVQKGDSTSAIGNRLQAAGVVASGKAFVKAGDDNTAVSRLQQGYYVMKTKMSGASAVEKMTAPASKVGQVEIRPYTQFHDITQPDGKKTPGVYTLLSKASCADLNGTSTCIPVEELRKTIENADLAKLGVPSWAVESATKAEHKDRRLEGLIAPGIFNVKPGWTAEELLTNVVKTSADRILNAGLSDQSKGEGKTPYETLVIASIIEREAVKADFGKISRVIYNRLDEKMRLEMDSTVNYVLDRPTLLTKPEEREKAGVYNTYKSVGLTPTPIAVPSAEAIQAALKPAAGDWLFFVKCEKSGLSCFTVTNDEHNKAKLDAQRRGVY, from the coding sequence ATGCCCGCCTACGCCCAGGAAGAGCCACCCCGTCCCGGCCGCCGCCGTCGCCGCGAGGACGACGGCCCGCTCCCGGACGAGCGGCCGACCGACATCATCCCCGCGGTTCGGGAAGCGCCGATCGCCCGGCGCCCCGGCGCGGCTCCTGCTCCGCCGCCTCAGGGCAGCGAAGAGGAATACGACGAGATCTTCGGCGAAGACGCGTACGACGACTATGACGAGTACGACGACTACGAGGATTACGAAGACGAGCAGGGCTTCGAGGACGAAGACCGCGCCGAGCCCGAGCGCATCGAGGACGAACGCCCGGAACGCCAGGGGCCGCCGCCCAAGAAGCGCAAGAAGAAGCGCGCGCTGGGCTGGATCGCCGCGCTGACCGTGCTCGTCCTGCTCGCCGGCGGCGCCTACTACGGCTTCACCGAGATCTTCGGCTACGACGACTACGAAGGTTCCGGCGAGAGCGACGTCCTCGTCGAGGTGCAGAAGGGCGACTCGACGTCGGCGATCGGCAACCGGCTCCAGGCGGCCGGAGTGGTCGCCAGCGGCAAGGCGTTCGTCAAGGCGGGCGATGACAACACCGCCGTCTCGCGGCTCCAGCAGGGCTACTACGTCATGAAGACGAAGATGTCCGGTGCCAGCGCGGTCGAGAAGATGACCGCCCCCGCGTCGAAGGTCGGCCAGGTCGAGATCAGGCCGTACACCCAGTTCCACGACATCACCCAGCCCGACGGCAAAAAGACGCCAGGGGTGTACACGTTGCTGTCCAAGGCTTCCTGCGCGGATCTGAACGGCACGAGCACCTGCATCCCGGTCGAGGAACTGCGGAAGACGATCGAGAACGCGGATCTGGCGAAGCTGGGCGTCCCGTCGTGGGCCGTCGAGTCCGCCACGAAGGCCGAGCACAAGGACCGGCGGCTCGAAGGGCTCATCGCCCCTGGCATCTTCAACGTCAAGCCCGGCTGGACGGCGGAGGAACTGCTCACCAACGTCGTGAAGACGTCGGCGGATCGCATCCTCAACGCCGGGCTGAGCGACCAGTCGAAGGGCGAGGGCAAGACGCCGTACGAGACGCTCGTCATCGCGTCGATCATCGAACGCGAGGCGGTGAAGGCCGACTTCGGGAAGATCTCGCGGGTCATCTACAACCGGCTCGACGAGAAGATGCGGCTCGAGATGGACTCGACGGTCAACTACGTCCTCGACCGGCCGACCCTGCTGACCAAACCCGAGGAACGGGAAAAAGCGGGCGTCTACAACACCTACAAGTCGGTCGGCCTGACCCCGACGCCGATCGCGGTCCCGAGCGCGGAGGCGATCCAGGCCGCGCTGAAGCCGGCGGCGGGGGACTGGCTGTTCTTCGTCAAATGCGAGAAGAGCGGACTCTCCTGCTTCACGGTGACGAACGACGAGCACAACAAGGCCAAATTGGACGCACAGAGGCGCGGTGTCTACTAA
- the ruvX gene encoding Holliday junction resolvase RuvX, which translates to MDVGSVRVGIALSDPDPILASPLVTLTRDATGDKDVDQLVELVTEHDVVEVVVGLPRTLKDRHGPAAEAALDYAEKVAARIAPVPVRLADERLTTVTASRMLSQRGVKGRKQRAVVDQAAAVEILQAWIDAVAAHRARKGDT; encoded by the coding sequence GTGGATGTCGGATCCGTCCGGGTCGGGATCGCACTGAGCGATCCCGACCCCATCCTCGCCAGCCCGCTCGTTACCCTCACTCGCGACGCGACTGGCGACAAGGACGTCGACCAGCTCGTAGAACTCGTCACAGAACACGACGTGGTCGAAGTGGTCGTCGGCCTGCCTCGGACGCTCAAGGACCGTCATGGTCCGGCGGCCGAGGCGGCGTTGGACTACGCCGAAAAGGTCGCGGCCAGGATCGCTCCGGTGCCGGTGCGGCTGGCCGACGAGCGGTTGACCACGGTGACGGCATCCAGGATGCTGTCGCAGCGTGGGGTGAAGGGACGTAAGCAACGTGCTGTCGTCGACCAGGCGGCCGCGGTCGAGATCCTGCAGGCGTGGATCGACGCGGTAGCGGCACATCGCGCACGGAAGGGCGACACATGA